ACGTATTCAGACGTAAATCATAGTTTACCATTTTTGTCTGATATTGATATACAAAGAGCTAAGGAAATCAACGAAAAAGTTATTCACGCATTAGCTGATAAGTTTGGATCTCTTTATCAAGGGATTATTTATGGTGGCTTTATGGCAACAATTAATGACACTAAAGTCATAGAGTATAATGCTCGTTTTGGTGATCCAGAAGCTATGAATTTGCTGACCCTGCTAGAGGGTGATTTTGTAGAAATAGCTAAAGCAATAACTACTGGTAATCTGCAAGATGTTAAGGCAAGCTTTAAAAAACAGGCTACAGTATGCAAGTATTTAGTGCCTTTGGGGTATCCAAATCACTCGGTAAAAAACTTTGAAATCGATATATCTCAATGTCCTAGTGATGTGGAGTTGTTTTTTGGTGCGGTAGATGAAAGAGAGGGTAAACTTATCGGGACAGGTTCAAGAGCTATAGCTGTGTTAGGTCTAGGTGACAGTATCGCTGAAGCTGAACAAAAAGCAGAAAATGGTGTAAAAAAAATCTATGGTAAATTGTTTCATCGACGTGATATAGGTACAAAAGAGCTTATAAATAAGCGCATTAATCATATGAATATTTTACGCGGTAATAAATACAAAGAACTTAGCTAGTACGATGTCAAAGTTAAAACTTGTAATTTTAGGCTCCACGCGTGGTAGTAACATGCAAGCTATAATAGATACAATTGCTACTAAGCAAGTTGATGCTAATATAGAGCTTGTAATCTCAAATAAGAAAGAAGCATATATTTTACAAAGAGCAAAAGAACATAATATATCAAATAAATTTTTAAGTGCTAAAGGACTTGATCGTGGACAGTATGATCAGTTATTAATCCAAGAAATAAAGTCATATAATCCAGATTTGATACTGCTTATAGGCTTCATGCGAATATTAGGTAAAGATTTTATAGATTATTTTAGAGGTAAAATTCTAAACATCCATCCTTCTTTATTGCCAAAACATTCTGGTTTGATGGATTTAGCTGTACACCAGTCTGTAATTGATGCTAAAGAGATAAAATCTGGTTGTACTATTCATCAGGTTACAGAAGATGTTGATGGTGGTCAGGTAGTATTGCAACTAGGATGTGATGTTTTAGCTATAGATACGGCTGAAACTTTAAAAGAAAGAGTACAAAAGCTAGAAAGTAAAGCTTGGGTTGAGGTTATTAAAAATTGGAGAAAAAATAATAAAAATTTGTGATAGAGCTAACAACACACAGGTTAGCTCCTACGGATAAATATAAAAAAGTAACAATGAAATGTAGGGGTCGATCAGTGTATCGGCCCATTATAGTTAAAATGGATACCACGATCAAGTCGTGGTATGACAGATTTTGAGTTATACAAGGATTGGAGAAATAAAAAATGAGCATAGACATTGGTGTGATAATGGGTTCTAAGTCTGATTGGAGCACAATGAAAGAGTGTTGCGATATCCTTGATCAACTTGGTATTAGCTATGAATGTGAGGTAGTATCAGCACACCGTACACCAGATAAGATGTTTACATATGCTGAAACTGCTAAAAAGCGTGGCTTAAAAGTCATAATAGCTGGAGCAGGTGGAGCAGCACATTTACCAGGTATGGTAGCTGCAAAAACAGAGCTTCCTGTGTTAGGAGTACCTGTGAAATCTAGTACATTAAATGGTAAAGATAGTTTATTATCCATAGTGCAGATGCCTGCTGGTATTCCAGTAGCTACGTTTGCAATAGGTGTTGCAGGTAGTAAAAATGCTGCCCTTTTTGCAGCTAGTATATTGCAACATACAGATTCTAAAGTAGCCGAAGCTTTAGCTAAATTTAGAGTTGACCAAACTCAAAATGTTTTAGAAAATCCCAATCCTAGAGAGCAATAATTATGAAAATAGGTGTTATCGGTGCAGGGCAACTTGCAAGGATGTTAAGTATAGCTGGTACCCCATTAGGTTTTGAATTTCACTGTTTAGGTAAAGCTGGAGATTGTGCCCAAGAGGTTGTAAAAAGTATGACAGATATATCATTAGATAATATCAATGAAGTTGTAAACTGGGCAAAACAATTTGATGTAATTACGTTTGAGAATGAAAATATTTCTTATGAGCTTATTCAAGCAATTAACCATGAGGTAAAGGTTTATCCATCAGCTAAGTCTATAGCTATTTCTCAAGATAGGCTGCTTGAAAAGTCTTTTATGCAAGATTATAGTATTGCTACAGCTCAGTTTGCAAATATTGATAGTTTGGCAAAGTTGAAAAAAGCAGTTAAAGAGTTTGGCTTACCAGCTATAGTTAAAACTCGAAGATTTGGCTATGATGGTAAAGGTCAATTTGTGATAAAAACTCAACAAGACATAGTAAAAGCTTGGGAGACTTTAAAAGATGCTCCAGATGGTTTGATATATGAGGCATTTGTTGATTTTGATTATGAGGTTTCGCAAATTTGTACAGCTGATGTTAAGGGTAATATAGCTTTTTATCCCTTAGCTAAAAATACCCATAAACAAGGTATTTTAATTGAGTCTATAGCACCATTTGAAAATGAGATTCTTTCTCAAAAAGCACAGCAGATAGCGAAAATTCTAGTTAAAGAGTTGGAATACGTTGGTACCTTAGCAATAGAATTTTTTGTAAAAAGTGATGAGCTAATAGTTAATGAGATAGCACCACGAGTACATAATAGTGGTCATTGGAGTATAGATGGTGCAGTTACATCACAATTTGAAAACCATATAAGGGCTATTACAGGACTTATACTTGGTGCTACAGATAGTCAAAAAACTATAATGTTAAATTGTATCGGCAACATGCCTTCTACCACAGACTTAGCAGCTTTAGACTACATAAAAATTCATAGTTATAATAAAAGTCCAAGAAAAGGTCGAAAAGTTGGACACCTTAATTTAAACCTAAAAGATGAAACAAGTGAGTATCAGCTTTTGCAAGCTAGGAAGCTGATCGCTCTTTCTGAAGAGTTATAATAGAGTTTCTTAAAACAGCTAAAATAGTATCATTCTCGTACTTGTTGCGATAACTCTACCATTTCAAGTTTAGTTTTTCTAAAGACTACAATCTAAGAGATAACTTTATATATTGACTTAGTTTTTTATATTTAATATATTCACTATTTATTCATAATTTTGAATTATAAGTTTAATTGTTGATATTTTACTGTAAAATTTTATAATAAATTAATAAAGTTTATATTTTTTTAATCAATAGTATGAATTTTGAAACTTTCGTGCATGCGATGGATAATTTAAGCATTAATTCTAATTATGTCAAAATGGAGTGGTTTGGTTGATTGTTCTGAAAAATCGTTACTTTGGAAAATATAATGAGTTATTATGACAATTTAATAGAAAATATAAAAGATATTTCGGAACACTGTGGCTGGGGAGATTATTATACTGCTTTAGGATTGCCCAAAGGTTTATGTTTTGGTATGGCTGCCATGTGGGGTCAAGCGTATCTATCTGATGATGTCGCTACTTTTCATAAAAGATTACAACTACTTACAAGCTGGAGTTACGGACTTTTAAATTTAAGCAGTCATTTTGAGTATTTTTTTCATTTTTATAATTTCCCTATGACTCGCTTGATTGGCGGCGATTAACATTTTCCTTTTCAACGCATAGTGATTTTTATTTGAAGCAAGTTTTAGTTTTTCAAGTTCAATAAATGCACCTATAGATAAACCTATATGGTTAAGCTGAGTAGTAATTACAGATGTAGGTGATTTAGCAAGACTAGCGTTTTGTTTTATACTTCGATGATAAACTTCTATATTCCATCTTTTTTGATAGATATCTTCTATGTGGTTACTCTCTAGGTTTAGATCATTAGTAATTAAATAAATCTCACCTGTTGAATTGTCCCCGTTTTTGAAGACTTGGCGAGTAACCACAAGACTATATTTTATATCTTTTAAATAAATTTTCATAGCCTCATTTTCTAGCAATCCTAATTCATCTAACCTACAGTAGTTACCAGCAAGAGCATTAGCTTTACTCTTAGCAACTAAACGATTATTTGCTATACCTATTACATACGAGAGTTTATGTTTGTTAAAGAATTTCAAATTAGTTTTAGAAGCAAAATATCTATCAGCTACTATATAATCAAAACTAGAGAAATTCTTAATAATTTTCAATATCAGTTTTCTTGCCAGTTCATTAATTGTGTAGCGTGCTTTACGCTTTAAGCGCTCCATACCTGCTTTATCTTTTTCTACTACAAAGTTTTCCTTAGTTTGTACTTCAAAGCCTACAGGAATATTAGCATCTCCAACGTGGATTAAAGCACTAATAAGATTGATGCCTTTAACTGCTCTACCTACAGAATGATCATAAAACCAGTTTACTACCTCATTGACCATACTATCAGATTTAGGACTTATTGTATTGTCTATAGATAATATCTTTGGCTTATCTTTGTAGGCGTTTAAAATACTTTTACCTTTTAACCAGACATATTTACTTTCATAACTACCAACTTTTAACATCCGAGAAAAACTATCATGCTTTACTAGTTCATCTAACATACTTGAACACATTGTCGCACTTGCTTGGGAGTTTTGACATAATAAATATTCAGTATATAGATTGGCTAATTCACGTTGTTTCATTTTTAGAACATAACATAGTTGATGTAATTATAAATTAACACATAGAAAACTTTTTCGCTTTAACTTTTTCCCAAAAGTCCGTAACTCCAGTTACAAGCGATAGTATATCGATATCGTTTAATAACAATAATTATAATAAACTAACTGACCTTATCAATGCTGTATGTAATTATGAAAAGCGATCATTTAAATGCAACACTAGACAGGTTGATCGTTATAGTAACCTAGAAACGCGCGAAAAGAAAATATACGATAATGTTATATCAATACGAGCTTTCTTAGATGGATTACTTGCATATCACACACCTTACAATACATTCTTAAATAGCCTTGAAGGCAATAAAATAATATATCAAAATGTAGTAAAAACTTCACCGTTTGTTATAAACGAAAAATTAACTGCCGTTAGTCAAAAAAAATTTGATAATCAAAGACCTAATATTACTTATCAAAAGGTTTCCCCGTTTATAGAAGTATATAATTATCCTTTTATTGGCAAAAAAGAAAATTACTGTCGTTTCTTAAAACCATTATTTATTAGGCAACCTAATAAAAGCAAATTTAACTTTTGTGTTAGTGTAAATAGTTTAGATCATGCAATTACATTTAATTCTAATTTAGAGTTATATGATGCTAATATGTTAAATCTTGGTGACTTTAAGGCCAGCAGATGTGACGGTATTGAAAATTTAGTTACTAATATTTTTAAATCTTTTGATTTTAATATAGAACGAGATGGTCTTTTAGCTCTAAATATATTAGTTTATATAAGTCCCCAACATAGAGATTATTATATACCTGATTTAAAAAAAAGTCTTGATAATATTAAAATAGAAATAGGCAATAGGTTACATAGATATATAAATAGTTTTTTTAAATGGAAAAATCATAAAAAACGCGCAACCTATACTAGAAATAAACTAAGAGAAATAGATGTAGGCAAACTTTATACATTTATTAAAGAAGAAAACTATCTCTTACAAGGAGAAGGAAACTTAAGTAATCTAGAAGAAGCACATTACAAAAATAATAGGCGATCATCAGATAATAGTTTAAATAAGTCAAGATATAAGCAGATTATTGTCGAATCACTAAAAAATATTAGTGACACTTACGCTAATACTATAGCAGGTGATAAGG
Above is a window of Allofrancisella inopinata DNA encoding:
- the purN gene encoding phosphoribosylglycinamide formyltransferase, translating into MSKLKLVILGSTRGSNMQAIIDTIATKQVDANIELVISNKKEAYILQRAKEHNISNKFLSAKGLDRGQYDQLLIQEIKSYNPDLILLIGFMRILGKDFIDYFRGKILNIHPSLLPKHSGLMDLAVHQSVIDAKEIKSGCTIHQVTEDVDGGQVVLQLGCDVLAIDTAETLKERVQKLESKAWVEVIKNWRKNNKNL
- the purE gene encoding 5-(carboxyamino)imidazole ribonucleotide mutase, which encodes MSIDIGVIMGSKSDWSTMKECCDILDQLGISYECEVVSAHRTPDKMFTYAETAKKRGLKVIIAGAGGAAHLPGMVAAKTELPVLGVPVKSSTLNGKDSLLSIVQMPAGIPVATFAIGVAGSKNAALFAASILQHTDSKVAEALAKFRVDQTQNVLENPNPREQ
- a CDS encoding 5-(carboxyamino)imidazole ribonucleotide synthase encodes the protein MKIGVIGAGQLARMLSIAGTPLGFEFHCLGKAGDCAQEVVKSMTDISLDNINEVVNWAKQFDVITFENENISYELIQAINHEVKVYPSAKSIAISQDRLLEKSFMQDYSIATAQFANIDSLAKLKKAVKEFGLPAIVKTRRFGYDGKGQFVIKTQQDIVKAWETLKDAPDGLIYEAFVDFDYEVSQICTADVKGNIAFYPLAKNTHKQGILIESIAPFENEILSQKAQQIAKILVKELEYVGTLAIEFFVKSDELIVNEIAPRVHNSGHWSIDGAVTSQFENHIRAITGLILGATDSQKTIMLNCIGNMPSTTDLAALDYIKIHSYNKSPRKGRKVGHLNLNLKDETSEYQLLQARKLIALSEEL
- a CDS encoding IS701 family transposase, whose translation is MKQRELANLYTEYLLCQNSQASATMCSSMLDELVKHDSFSRMLKVGSYESKYVWLKGKSILNAYKDKPKILSIDNTISPKSDSMVNEVVNWFYDHSVGRAVKGINLISALIHVGDANIPVGFEVQTKENFVVEKDKAGMERLKRKARYTINELARKLILKIIKNFSSFDYIVADRYFASKTNLKFFNKHKLSYVIGIANNRLVAKSKANALAGNYCRLDELGLLENEAMKIYLKDIKYSLVVTRQVFKNGDNSTGEIYLITNDLNLESNHIEDIYQKRWNIEVYHRSIKQNASLAKSPTSVITTQLNHIGLSIGAFIELEKLKLASNKNHYALKRKMLIAANQASHREIIKMKKILKMTA